From one bacterium Scap17 genomic stretch:
- the dnaB gene encoding replicative DNA helicase, with amino-acid sequence MSEIQDRETAALKVPPNSLEAEQSVLGGLMLDNSAWDTVSERLVADDFYRYEHRLIYNAMSQLVGGSRPLDVVTLSELLESRDQLESVGGLATLAELARNTPSASNIKAYADIVRERATLRKLIQAANQIAESSFSPQGRDADELVNEAERLVFQISESRPKSGGPQGMSQLLTGAVDRIDELFNLKGQMTGLSTGFRDLDDMTSGLQPSDLVIIAGRPSMGKTTFAMNLVEHAVVSGDKPVAVFSMEMPAESLMLRMISSLGRIDQTKVRTGQLEDEDWPRLTSAVNLLKDKQLFVDDTAALSPNEMRSRCRRMAREHGGIGLIMIDYLQLMQVPGLSENRTAEISEISRSLKGLAKEFDCPVVALSQLNRSLEQRPNKRPVMSDLRESGAIEQDADVIAFVYRDEVYNKDNPDNKGLAELIIGKQRNGPIGTVHMAFIGKYTRFEDLAPDSYGQAFAE; translated from the coding sequence ATGAGCGAGATTCAGGATCGCGAGACGGCAGCGCTCAAGGTGCCGCCCAATTCGCTGGAGGCCGAGCAGTCGGTGCTTGGCGGCTTGATGCTGGACAACAGCGCCTGGGATACGGTCTCCGAGCGGCTGGTGGCCGACGACTTCTACCGTTATGAGCATCGTCTCATCTACAACGCCATGTCTCAGCTGGTCGGCGGCAGCCGCCCGCTGGATGTGGTGACGTTGTCCGAGCTGCTGGAAAGTCGTGACCAGCTCGAGTCGGTCGGCGGGCTGGCGACCCTGGCCGAGCTGGCGCGCAATACGCCCTCGGCCAGCAACATCAAGGCCTATGCTGACATCGTTCGCGAGCGCGCCACGCTGCGCAAGCTCATCCAGGCGGCCAACCAGATTGCCGAGAGCTCCTTCAGCCCGCAGGGGCGTGATGCCGATGAGCTGGTCAACGAGGCCGAGCGCCTGGTGTTCCAGATCAGCGAATCGCGGCCCAAGAGCGGTGGCCCCCAGGGCATGAGTCAGCTGCTGACCGGCGCGGTGGACCGCATCGATGAGCTGTTCAACCTCAAGGGCCAGATGACGGGCCTGTCGACCGGCTTCCGCGATCTCGATGACATGACCTCCGGCCTGCAGCCGTCGGATCTGGTGATCATTGCCGGGCGTCCCTCGATGGGCAAGACCACCTTTGCCATGAATCTGGTCGAGCATGCCGTGGTCTCCGGCGACAAGCCGGTCGCCGTCTTCTCGATGGAGATGCCCGCCGAGTCGCTGATGTTGCGCATGATCTCCTCATTGGGCCGCATTGATCAGACCAAGGTGCGTACTGGCCAGCTGGAAGACGAGGATTGGCCGCGTCTGACTTCGGCGGTCAACCTGCTCAAGGACAAGCAGCTGTTCGTCGATGACACCGCGGCGCTGTCGCCCAACGAGATGCGCTCGCGCTGTCGACGCATGGCGCGTGAACACGGCGGCATCGGTCTGATCATGATCGATTACCTTCAGCTGATGCAGGTGCCGGGGCTTTCCGAGAACCGGACCGCGGAGATCTCCGAGATCTCGCGCTCGCTGAAGGGCCTGGCCAAGGAATTCGACTGCCCGGTGGTGGCGCTCTCGCAGCTGAACCGCTCGCTTGAGCAGCGCCCCAACAAGCGCCCGGTGATGTCGGATCTGCGTGAATCCGGCGCCATCGAGCAGGATGCCGATGTCATCGCCTTCGTCTACCGTGATGAGGTCTACAACAAGGACAACCCCGACAACAAGGGACTGGCCGAGTTGATCATCGGCAAGCAGCGTAACGGCCCCATCGGTACCGTTCACATGGCCTTCATCGGCAAGTACACCCGTTTCGAGGACCTGGCGCCCGACAGTTATGGCCAGGCCTTCGCTGAATAA
- the rplI gene encoding 50S ribosomal protein L9 has translation MQVILLDKIGKLGNLGDQVSVKAGFGRNYLLPYGLAVPATAENQAAFEAQRAELEAQVAERKAEAEARAAQLNEIELSLVAKAGDEGKLFGSIGPRDLAEAIAQSGIDVAKSEVRMPEGPLRNTGEYDIVLQLHAEVTATVRVVVVGE, from the coding sequence ATGCAAGTCATTCTGCTCGACAAGATTGGCAAGCTGGGTAACCTGGGTGACCAGGTTTCCGTCAAGGCTGGCTTCGGTCGCAACTACCTGCTGCCGTACGGCCTGGCAGTTCCGGCCACTGCTGAAAACCAGGCGGCTTTCGAAGCTCAGCGCGCTGAGCTGGAAGCACAGGTTGCAGAGCGCAAGGCCGAAGCTGAAGCGCGTGCCGCTCAGCTGAACGAAATCGAACTGTCCCTGGTCGCCAAGGCTGGCGATGAAGGCAAGCTGTTCGGTTCCATCGGTCCGCGTGATCTGGCCGAAGCTATCGCCCAGTCTGGCATCGACGTCGCCAAGAGCGAAGTCCGCATGCCGGAAGGCCCGCTGCGTAACACTGGCGAATACGACATCGTGCTGCAGCTGCACGCTGAAGTGACTGCCACTGTCCGTGTGGTCGTGGTCGGCGAGTAA